A region of Carassius auratus strain Wakin chromosome 41, ASM336829v1, whole genome shotgun sequence DNA encodes the following proteins:
- the preb gene encoding guanine nucleotide-exchange factor SEC12, with the protein MGKRRAPELYRAPFPLYTVRVEPRSGLILTAGGGGASKTGIKNGLHFLSLDLVGGVHSATLLHTHETDTRATMCMCLAGDVIAAGQDANCSLMRFSQHAAKQAKKPAAKDGTGARGAARKRGGKGQNGDGGGGDVAQMKEDSPQVLVEDVGAVQADLSPQDPCVKCVCFSSDLTLLLSGGADGFVRVWEFPSLKEKFSFRAHKDELEDIDISPDNKHIVTVGRDFECSVWSGDQLAVGLCWHENMPQITEKMYRYKSCRFAKVEDQKDALRLYTVQIPHKRDRRPPPCYITKWDGLAFLPLLTKPCGNEVISCLAVSDSGTFLGLGTVTGSVAIYIAFSLQKLYYIQESHGIVVTDVTFLPDAPKSAAVKGNNEVVLLSVAVDSRCQVHAVSNRRSFPLWLVLFFCGLMVVGVVLLLQSLFPGFI; encoded by the exons ATGGGTAAACGAAGAGCGCCTGAGCTGTACAGAGCCCCCTTCCCTCTCTACACCGTGAGAGTCGAGCCCCGGAGCGGCCTGATCCTCACCGCCGGAGGAGGAGGAGCGTCCAAGACCGGGATCAAGAACGGACTG CATTTCCTGAGTCTGGATCTGGTCGGCGGTGTGCACAGCGCCACCTTGCTGCACACTCATGAAACAGACACGCGAGCCACCATGTGCATGTGTCTGGCTGGGGACGTGATCGCCGCGGGACAGGACGCCAACTGCAGCCTGATGAGGTTCAGTCAGCACGCGGCCAAACAGGCGAAGAAACCCGCAGCCAAAGATG GGACTGGAGCCCGAGGTGCAGCCAGGAAGAGAGGAGGGAAAGGCCAGAACggagatggaggaggaggagatgtGGCGCAGATGAAGGAGGATTCTCCTCAGGTGCTGGTGGAGGATGTTGGAGCGGTGCAGGCCGACCTCAGCCCGCAGGACCcctgtgtgaagtgtgtgtgctTCAGCTCTGACCTCACGCTCCTGCTGAGCGGCGGAGCCGACGGTTTCGTCCGAGTGTGGGAG TTCCCCTCTTTGAAAGAGAAGTTCAGCTTCAGAGCTCACAAGGACGAGCTGGAGGATATAGACATCAGTCCGGATAACAAG CACATCGTAACGGTCGGCCGTGATTTCGAGTGCAGCGTGTGGAGCGGCGATCAGCTGGCCGTGGGTTTGTGTTGGCATGAAAACATGCCTCAGATCACAGAGAAGATGTACCGCTACAAGTCATGCAG GTTTGCAAAGGTAGAGGACCAGAAAGATGCTTTAAGACTCTATACAGTCCAAATCCCCCACAAACGGGACCGCAGACCCCCTCCGTGCTACATCACCAAATGGGACGGACTGGCTTTCCTGCCGCTGCTCACGAAGCCTTGTGGGAATGAAGTCATATCTTGTCTTGCAGTGAG TGACTCTGGGACATTTCTGGGTCTTGGGACTGTGACGGGATCCGTGGCCATCTATATCGCGTTTTCCCTGCAG AAACTGTACTACATCCAGGAATCTCACGGCATTGTGGTCACAGACGTGACGTTCCTTCCTGACGCTCCCAAAAGTGCAGCTGTGAAGGGGAACAATGAAGTGGTCCTGTTGAGCGTCGCGGTCGACAGCCGCTGTCAGGTGCATGCCGTGTCCAACCGGA GATCGTTCCCGCTGTGGCTGGTGCTCTTCTTCTGTGGTCTGATGGTGGTTGGAGTGGTCCTGCTCCTGCAGTCTCTCTTCCCAGGATTCATTTAG